The genomic DNA TTGTCAAAAAATTTACTAGAAGAAATAAAGAAGCACTTAAATAACGACCTTAATAAATTTAAAACTTTTTCTGAAACAGATTTTTACATAGAAAACTCAGAAAACTCTTCAATTAGAGGGAAAATTGAAGAACTTTTATCTTCAAATTCAGGTAATTCAATACTCATTTTAGGTGAAAAGGGATGTGGTAAAACACATCTTTTTAAGTGATTTTTAAAAGATTTGAATGACTTTTTATATATTGATTTTCTGAATTTTAGAAAGATTTCTCTTTTTTTAACTGAAAAAAATTTAGAAAAATTTGATTTTTTATTTCAAAAAAAGTTACTTTTAATTGATAATTTTGAAGATTTAAAGATTAATTCGAAACTTTATAAGAAGGTTAAGTTACTTAAAGAAGAAAGAGAAAAAAGAGGGAATATCAATATATTCATAGAAACTTGAGAAAAAAATCTTTTCGAATATAAAAATGCCTTATTTGAAAAAAAGGACATTATTTATTTGAGGAAACCGAATAATGAATTTTTAAAAGAAATGATAAAAAACTTAATTCAAAAGAATTTCAAAGAATTGAAGATTACTGAATCTTCAATATCTTTTTTATCTATTTATTTAGGAAATGATTTAAAGATTTTTATCAATAAGTTATTGAAGTTATTTTTATTCCTTAAATGTTTTGAATATAACGCTAATGTATTAGATACAAAAAATCTTCAAAAGATATTGGATTTTCTTTTTAATGAGCAAGAAAGGAAAGAATTAATTAACTATAGAAATAATTCACAATTAGAAATTATTTGTGAGAAAAAGAATTTTGAAGTTGACAGGATAAGAAGTAAATCTAAAAAAAGAAAAATAGTTTTTGAAAGAGATCAAGTTATTTTTATCTTGAAAGAAAAATTGAATTTTTCTATAAAAGATATTTCAAAAATTCTTTTAAAAAGTCAATCGGGAATAAATTATTCCCTAAAAAAGACTTATAGAAGAAGAAAAAGTGAAAATTTTAGAGAATATTTTGACTTTTTAGCTCAGATTTAGAAGGGTTTGGTAATTAAGAATAGAAAAATTAAATAATCTTTATTTTGTATTATCAATTATTTTTTATTTATTAATAGATTTATTAATTAATTAATAAATTAAATTAATTAGTTAATTAATTTAGATAGATAGATTATTAGATTAATTAATTAATAATGAACTTTTATATAAATAACAAAGTTAATTCAAAAATAAGAGATTTTTTGAATATGAACATAATTACTAATTTTTTAACACCAGAAAGAGAAGAAATTCTTATTAAGTGCAAAAAAGAAGAATTACTTTTTTATGCAAATAATGGATTTACTGAATGTAAGTTGACATTCAAAAGTTCAGAAATTAAATACAAAAAGCAAGGAGAATGTGTAATAAGTGCAAAAATTCTCCTAACTTTATTGGAGAATCTAAAAAATTGTGAAGAAATAGGTTTTAAAAAAATAGAAAATGCACTATTACAGATATCTTCTGATAAGTTTGAATGCAACTTAATTTGCTTAACAAAGAAATTACTAATAAAAGATATCCAAATTGAAGAAGATATGAAAAAATTGACTTTTGATTTTGATTTCCTTAATCTAATAAATTCCAAATTTAAGGATTTTTACAGAAGTTCTTCAAGTCAACCTCAAAAAATTCAAAAGAATTCAGTTTTCAGCACTATTAATTTCAGAAAAAAAATTGACTCAGAAGAAATTAATATCATCCTTTCCGATTCTTCTAGAATTTTGAAAGCTAATTTTGCTTTAAAAGAGTTAGAAGAGGTAAATTTTTTTGAATTTAACTTACCTGTAGAGATCTTGAATAGCATAATCTCCCTGTTTAGGGAGAATCATGATTCAAAAAAAATTAATTTTTACTTAAAAAATAATTCTCTTTTGATCAATTCAGAGAATTTGATTTTCAAAACACAACTATATTCTGGAACTTATCCAGATTTATTGAAAATGTTTTCAGCTCAAGAGAAAATTAATTTCTCAGTAAATAAAAGTACATTGATTTCTGCGCTAGAAAGAAATCTATTACTTTCTGAGAAAAATCTAAGTTTTGCCTGTTACAAAATTTTTGATAATAATTTGACTCTGGAATACAGAGACTCTTCTAAGGGTTATTTAAGAGAAGAAATAGAGATCCAAAATAATAAAGGTAAAGAAAAATTTATTGAATTTTCACTAAATAGTCTTTTCCTAAAACAACTTTTAAAAGGTATTCCGGATTCTGAAATAATATTCAGTATTTCAGAAACTTTTAAACCAATAATTTTGTTCGGAGAAGAAGAAGGTAAAAATTTCAAGCAACTTATCTTACCTCTTAAGTTCAGCTAGATAGTTAATGAAGATACTAAGTAACACAATCTTTAACTACGAAACTAATTTCAGTTCATTTGTTAAGAATGAAAAGAATTTCAAGATATTGATGCACATATTCATCATTATTTCGGTAGTTGTAGTATCCGTTTTGGTTTCTACAAAAGTATCCACATTACTTTATGAATATGTATTTAGATTTTTTGTTCCATTCAAAATAACTCATTATTTGACTGATTTTTTCCAAGATTTTGTTTTTTCCGGAAATAGCAAAGCTTTTTCAGAATTCCAGAACTTATTTACTGATTACAGGAGATATGTTTATGGAATAATAATTCTCTTCACCATTGAAAAAATCCGACTATTTATGAGGTATTTCTACACTATTAGAAAGTGAGATAGGTTCTCACTTTCATATGGAATTTATGAAAACAATAAGTTTTTGAAAGTGAAGAAAGAACTTCTCTCTACACTAGGAAATGTTCTTAGTTTTGGAGTATCACTTGTTGTTTTCTTTGTGATTATTACTTTCGCAATTTATAAACAATTGCAAAAGAAATTTGACTTCCAAAATAATTTCATGTTTGAAGGAATGGTGTTCGCACTATTTTTCTGATTAGCAATTGTTATATTTTTTGCACTAAATATTTATCAACGAATTCACAATTACTATAGAAACTATCTAAAAAATAATGCGATTAATCAGAAGAAAGATGCTTGACAATCAATTAAGAGTTTGATGTGACATTATCTCCTAAATATTTTTGGATTTGTAATCATTTCTTTGAATTACCCAATAGATTTATTCTTAATGTTTATGACTCTTAAATTCATTCCTTTTAGAGCTATTTTCTCCCGTTTGCGAGAAAATAGAGCTTCTAATCCTGAAAGATTTTTTCTTCCTTTCGGAAAGGTTCTTAATTATTAGAAGATAAGATAGTGACATTACATCCAGTTAAGTGCAATATGCTTCCAATCAAGAAAGAAGAAGAAGATCTTCTTAATGCTAGACAAAAGGAAATCATGAAAATGATCGTAGAAATGTACATAAATGAAAAAGAAGCTATAAGTAGTCTCAATTTGAAGTCCAAAAAGTTTTATAAGTGATCTTCTGCGACAATAAGAAATGAAATGATGGTTCTAGAAAGTAAAGGATTTCTCAAGAAAGAACATAAGTCTTCTGGAAGAATCCCTACTAAAGAGGGATACAAACTTTATATTGACTCTTTAATGGGAAGACTGAAGAGTGTAGATGTAAATGTAAAGGCTAAATTAATTGAACTCTTTTCTTATAGAAATGAGTCAATTGATGTAACTCTAAATAAAAGTGCGGAAATTATTTCTAATTTCCTTAATTTACCGATAGTTCTGTCAGGAGAAAATGATTTAAATCTAGAGATACTAAAAAAAATAGATTTAGTTGAAATAACTGACCATGAATTTATTATTTTGGCAGTAACTTCTTCTGGAGAGGTTTATAAAGACAAGATATGAGTAGAAGAATTTAAAGAGAAAGAGGACTTAAGTATTTGTATAAAACTACTAAACGAAAACTTAGTAGGTTGTCCTCTTTCAAAAATAGATTTAGAAGCTACTAAGCTTCTACCTAAGATAAGAAGAAGTGTTCATAGATATGAATTTGTTTATGAAAAAATCATTACAAAAATTTGTTCAAGTATCATAAACAAAGATCAATCCTTCTATAGGATTTACAACAAAAATGCAATTATTTCTCAACCGGAGGTTAAGAATAATCAAATAAGTTTAGAGAGAGTCTTCCATGTTTTGGAAGACTATTCTACTTTCTCCCAGTTAAATCTAAATTACTTTAAAACTGGAAAAACTCTAATTAACCTTGAGGGAGCTATGGATGGAATTTCAGTAGCTACTACAGTATTAAATAACAAAGAAAAAACTAGAAGTATGTCCATCATAGGTCCTCTAAGAATGGACTACCCACTTATAAGGAGTTTGTTTGAGTTCATAAATGAAAACTTAACTCCAGAAAATAAATAATAATATTTAAATAGAGTTTGTATTAATATAGAGGGCATTGAGCGATTTTTCTCCTAAAGATAAGAAGGACACCAAATTAAATGACCTTCTTAAGCTTAAAAAAGAGTTTAAAGATATTGAAAAAGAAACTAAACAACTAAAGGATTATTTAAACCAAAACATTTTTAGTGCTTTTGATAGCACTAATAATTCTTTAGAACTTAAATTAGAAGAACTTTTCAAAGCTGAAAGCGGATCTTTCAACTTTTTCAAAAAATTATCTAAGAGTGGAGTTTTTGACTTTAACTTCCCAGCTCTTGAAGTTAATAACTTAACTAAGTACTATGGAAATAAAAATATTTCCTCCTTAACTAATGTTTCTTTCAAAGTATTTTTTGGAGATTTTCACGTAGTGATTGGACCTTATTCTTCTGGTAAGACTACTTTGTTCCACTGTTTGAATGCAAAAGAAGAATATGAAGGAGAAATATTATTTGGATCTGTTAACCATAAGGGAGATATAGCTAAAGTAACAAAAGTTTGCGCTAGCGTTAGCTATGATCATGAATTTGATTTATTTAGTAGTTTGGAAGATGTAATTAATACCAAACTACAAATAATTGGTATTGAAGAGGAAAGCATAAAGAGTTATTTAGACATTCAATTAAAAGCTTTTGGTTTAGAAGACAAAAGAGGTGATATGATGATAGATTTATCACTTCTTGAGTTAAGAAAAACTCAATTGTTAATTGCTATGGCTTATGATCCTCCTGTTATATTGTTAGATCAACCTCTTTTGGGACTTCAACATTCTGAAAAAATGGAATTCCTAGAAATACTTTATAAATTGAAGACTCAAGAAAGAGCTATTGTTTTGATGTCTCATGAATTTGCAGATCTTTCCGAATATGCAAATTCATGTACTTTACTTCTAGAAGGTAAGACTTATTATTCCGGTTCTATAGAAAATCTTTTGCTAGAAAGTAAGAATAAATACTTTATTTCTTCTTCAGACAATGAAGAATGTCTGAAGATAGTAACTAAATATAGTGAAAAGTATTACATTAATGACTTGAAGAATTCAATTTTCTGTGTTTTTGATGGAAAATTAAATTTCCTTTTATTCCAAAGAGAATGTTCACAACAAAACATTATTCTCTTTGAAATTAGAAAAGTAAGTCTAGAAATAGAAGATATTTACTCTTCTATTTCTAAGTTAGGAAGTAAGTCTGCTAGACTAGAACTTAATAGAAAAAAATACTTTTCAACAAACTAGTTAAATAGTTTCCATTTAGGGACTTCCCCAGCCCTAATAATCTCTTTTTTATCGTAGTCATAAATTGTTGAATTAATTCCTGAGCAAACACAACCAGAGTTAACAATCATAAATTGATCTCTGTATTCCCTGAATACAGATTTAGCTTCTTTTAGAGTTTTAATAGGTTCGCATCCAGAGATATTGGCACTTGTAGAATAAAGAGGTCCTAGATGTTCACACAATTTAATAATTATTGGATTATTGGGCATTCTATAAGCTATTCCCTTATATATAACAGTTAGGGGTCCTGGTCAGAATCGCTTTAGAATGCACTTTAAATCAGAGGGGATAGGAGCAGGAATCTGCTCTATCTTACCTATGAAAGTGACTAGTTTTTTTTAAGGGTCTATTTTTCATCCTGTAAAGGATGTTTTTGTTAAGCGAGACAAGAGCCATTAAAGTATCTGTTTCTATTACAATAGCTCTTCCCAGAATAAGAGTTTTGCAAATAGTAATATAGTTATCTAAATATTGCTTTATGAATTTATTCATTATGAAATCTTTTTTAGCTGAAGACATAAGTTTATGCTTTCATCCCTAAATTCTTTTTTATCAGATTATTAAATGGAGCAGAATATGAGAATCAAACTCACGACTCAACCTTGGCAAGGTTGTGTTTTATCACTAAACTAATTCTGCAAGCACAGTTTCTGCTTCTTAAGTTAGATAGCATAACTTACTAGCTATTTTACTTACTTAGAATAAAGTTTATTCAGAAGAATGGAAAATCAGAGACCGAAAGAAAAAATTTTAGATGAGTATTCTTGATGAAAAGTTCATTGCTATTACACCAAGTTAAGAGCAATAACTTTTATAGAAGAATTCATCAAAAATTTTCAAAGAATACAGTGAAG from Mycoplasma suis str. Illinois includes the following:
- a CDS encoding P-loop NTPase family protein, yielding MSKNLLEEIKKHLNNDLNKFKTFSETDFYIENSENSSIRGKIEELLSSNSGNSILILGEKGCGKTHLFKWFLKDLNDFLYIDFLNFRKISLFLTEKNLEKFDFLFQKKLLLIDNFEDLKINSKLYKKVKLLKEEREKRGNINIFIETWEKNLFEYKNALFEKKDIIYLRKPNNEFLKEMIKNLIQKNFKELKITESSISFLSIYLGNDLKIFINKLLKLFLFLKCFEYNANVLDTKNLQKILDFLFNEQERKELINYRNNSQLEIICEKKNFEVDRIRSKSKKRKIVFERDQVIFILKEKLNFSIKDISKILLKSQSGINYSLKKTYRRRKSENFREYFDFLAQI
- a CDS encoding beta clamp domain-containing protein, with amino-acid sequence MNFYINNKVNSKIRDFLNMNIITNFLTPEREEILIKCKKEELLFYANNGFTECKLTFKSSEIKYKKQGECVISAKILLTLLENLKNCEEIGFKKIENALLQISSDKFECNLICLTKKLLIKDIQIEEDMKKLTFDFDFLNLINSKFKDFYRSSSSQPQKIQKNSVFSTINFRKKIDSEEINIILSDSSRILKANFALKELEEVNFFEFNLPVEILNSIISLFRENHDSKKINFYLKNNSLLINSENLIFKTQLYSGTYPDLLKMFSAQEKINFSVNKSTLISALERNLLLSEKNLSFACYKIFDNNLTLEYRDSSKGYLREEIEIQNNKGKEKFIEFSLNSLFLKQLLKGIPDSEIIFSISETFKPIILFGEEEGKNFKQLILPLKFS
- a CDS encoding HrcA family transcriptional regulator, encoding MTLHPVKCNMLPIKKEEEDLLNARQKEIMKMIVEMYINEKEAISSLNLKSKKFYKWSSATIRNEMMVLESKGFLKKEHKSSGRIPTKEGYKLYIDSLMGRLKSVDVNVKAKLIELFSYRNESIDVTLNKSAEIISNFLNLPIVLSGENDLNLEILKKIDLVEITDHEFIILAVTSSGEVYKDKIWVEEFKEKEDLSICIKLLNENLVGCPLSKIDLEATKLLPKIRRSVHRYEFVYEKIITKICSSIINKDQSFYRIYNKNAIISQPEVKNNQISLERVFHVLEDYSTFSQLNLNYFKTGKTLINLEGAMDGISVATTVLNNKEKTRSMSIIGPLRMDYPLIRSLFEFINENLTPENK
- a CDS encoding ATP-binding cassette domain-containing protein; this encodes MSDFSPKDKKDTKLNDLLKLKKEFKDIEKETKQLKDYLNQNIFSAFDSTNNSLELKLEELFKAESGSFNFFKKLSKSGVFDFNFPALEVNNLTKYYGNKNISSLTNVSFKVFFGDFHVVIGPYSSGKTTLFHCLNAKEEYEGEILFGSVNHKGDIAKVTKVCASVSYDHEFDLFSSLEDVINTKLQIIGIEEESIKSYLDIQLKAFGLEDKRGDMMIDLSLLELRKTQLLIAMAYDPPVILLDQPLLGLQHSEKMEFLEILYKLKTQERAIVLMSHEFADLSEYANSCTLLLEGKTYYSGSIENLLLESKNKYFISSSDNEECLKIVTKYSEKYYINDLKNSIFCVFDGKLNFLLFQRECSQQNIILFEIRKVSLEIEDIYSSISKLGSKSARLELNRKKYFSTN
- a CDS encoding L-threonylcarbamoyladenylate synthase, with translation MGKIEQIPAPIPSDLKCILKRFWPGPLTVIYKGIAYRMPNNPIIIKLCEHLGPLYSTSANISGCEPIKTLKEAKSVFREYRDQFMIVNSGCVCSGINSTIYDYDKKEIIRAGEVPKWKLFN
- a CDS encoding preprotein translocase subunit SecE translates to MENQRPKEKILDEYSWWKVHCYYTKLRAITFIEEFIKNFQRIQWSDKKRVIRETCFVLIIAGILTSFFYFVFLFMWLVTS